One region of Bacillus marinisedimentorum genomic DNA includes:
- a CDS encoding BhlA/UviB family holin-like peptide gives MDLSTIPMELVVSQGIFAVLFVWLLVDTRKESKERERQLITQIEKQNQAQDRIVQAIERLENQITSLKEVK, from the coding sequence ATGGACTTATCTACAATTCCAATGGAGTTAGTTGTATCACAAGGGATATTTGCGGTTCTATTCGTTTGGCTTTTAGTCGATACAAGAAAGGAATCAAAAGAGCGAGAAAGACAACTAATAACACAAATTGAAAAGCAAAATCAAGCACAAGATAGGATTGTCCAGGCGATTGAACGCCTAGAGAATCAAATTACAAGTTTAAAGGAGGTTAAATAA